The Cydia splendana chromosome 2, ilCydSple1.2, whole genome shotgun sequence nucleotide sequence ACATCCTTTCCTCATCCAAACTCTCCTGGTTCCTTTCACTCTGACTAACGAACAACCTTTAACACACACCCATCTCTCTACgacaaaaatcatgcttctCTCTAACAACGGCTTTTGTCAAGACATCAGCAACCATTCGCTTTGTTTCTAAGTACGCCAGCGAAATTGCACCATTTTCGATTGCTTCTCTAATAAAATGGTAGCGAACATCAACATGCTTAGTCTGCTGATGTTGCACTGGGTTTTGTGCAATTGCCATAGCGGATTGGCTGTCCGTATGTATTGTTATGGGCGACTCCTCTTTTCCCATAATTTCTGTAAGGAACCTTTGAAGGAATATGGCTTCTTTGGCAGCTTCGGATAGGCTCATATATTCAGCCTCAGCTGTTGATAAAGCTATACTCCTTTGTTTGGTACTTTGCCATGAAATGGCTCCCTTTGCCATCATGAAGACATTGCCGGAATATGACTTTCTGTCAACAAGGTTTCCACCATGATCTGCATCGGCAAATCCTCGTATATATCCGTATGTCATGTCCTTGGAGTACTTGAGTCCCATGCTTTTCGTACCTTTAAGATACCTCAGTATTCTCTTTGTAGCAGTCCAGTGAACTTCCTCATAGTAGTTACAAAACTGACTCATAAAATTTACTGAATGTGCTATATCAGGTCTAGAACACACAGCTATATACATCAGTGATCCTATCAGCTCTCTGTAGGGTATACTCTCATCAGGTGTATATGGCTCTTGTGGTTTCTGAAAACGTTGGCCTGGAACTCCTGGTGTACTAACTGGCTTGCAGTTTTCCATTTTAAACCTACGAAGGACTTTGTCTATGTATTCCTCTTGGTCGATTTGGATATTTCCGTTTTCTTGTTTAATTCGCATTCCAAGAAACAGTTCGGCCTTTCCCAAATCCTTCATCTCAAAttttgccttcagtccatcttTAACATTTTCCATCTCAATCTTGTTGTTATATAGTATCAAGATGTCATCTACATATACAGCTAGGATTATCGTGtccttttctgtttttcttATATAAACACATGACTCATTTTTACATCGTTTGAACTTAAGGCTCTCCAGCTCAACGTGTAACTTCAAATTCCAAGATCTTGGTGCTTGCTTAAGTCCATATAGGGATTTCTGGATAAGACACACGTAGTCTTCCTTCCCTTCCTCTTCGAAATGTGGTGGTTGACGCATGAAGACTCTCTCATTAAGACTTCCATTTAGAAACGCGGTTTTTACGTCCATGTGATCAATTTGTAGACCGAGATTAGCCGCTAAAGCTAGaagaagtctcattgaactgtGTCGCACTACCGGTGAGAAAGTCTCGTCGTAATCTATGCCTTTTCTCTGGCTAAAGCCGCGTGCAACCAAGCGAGCTTTGTAACGAGTTTTATTCCCCGCCTCCTTTTTGATTCTAAATATCCATTTGGAATCAACAACGTTGCTTGCTTGTTCAGGCTTTACTAGAATCCACGTTCCGTTTGTCTTCAGTGCGTCAAGCTCCTCCTTAATCGCATCTCTCCATTGTTGAGCATCCTTTCTGGATAATGCCTCTTGCACTGTAAGCGGATCATCCACCTCTGATGTCGCTTGGTAGGTTACATAATCAGGTAACTGAACAGGTTTTCTGTGTCTGAGTGGATATCTCCTTTCCTCCACTAAAGGTTCAACTGGTGTATCTCTATTCTCTTCAGCTGGTAAAAGTTCTACTGATATATCTCTATTTTCTTCATCTGATCTCTCTTCAGACGAAGCGCAGTTTTCTTCACAATCAGATATTTCAATATGAGCATCATGACCTCCATCATTTAACTCCAGGTTCTCTACCTGAACCCTTTGCTCTTGCTGAATATTTTGCTGTAGAGTTTCCCGTTGCTGAACATTATCTCTTTGCTGTGGAGTTACCGGTTGCTGTACATGATCTTCTAGGTTAATTGTAACGTGCTGCTTCTTCTCAGGATCATGAGCCCTTGCACCTCCTTCATATTTTTGGCTCTCGAAAAATAATACATATCGGGCTCTATGCAGCTCTCCATTTGAAGGATCTATCAGCCGGTACCCTTTTGACTCTTCGCAATATCCTACAAATACCAGCTCTTTACTCTTCGGATCCCACTTGGTTCTCTTTCGATCTGGTATGTGCATATATGCCTTGCATCCGAAGACCTTGAGATGACTTAGATCTGTCTTTCGTCCAGTCCACATCTCTTCTGGCGTCATCTCCTTTACCGCTATAGTAGGACTTCTATTTTTTAAGTATACAGCAGTGTTTACTGCTTCGGCCCAAAAACTGACGGGAAGTCCTGCCTCTTGTAACATTGCTCGGCTCTTATCCGCAATCGTCCGATTTGCACGTTCGGCTACACCATTTTGTTCAGGCGTGTATGTAATGGTTAGCTGATGCCTTATGCCATGTTCTTTGAGGTAGGCATCCACTCTCTTGTTTACGTATTCAGTTCCATTGTCAGTTCTTATTACTTTCACTTTCTTTCCTGTTTGCCTCTCTGCTAAATTTATAAActcttttattttttcaaacgcTTCACTTTTAGCTTCAAGAAAATATACGAAAGTTTTTCGCGAGTAGTCATCGATAAAAGTTATATAGTACCTATGACCCCCAATAGACTTAGCACTCATTGGCCCGCTAATATCCGAATGAATTAGCTCGAGGAGCTCTCCAGCTCTCGTAGCCTGGTTACGTTTAAATGGTTGCCTAGTCTGCTTGCCCATCAGGCAGGCTACGCAGTCCATTTTGGAGTTAGTAATGTTTGAAAAACTCACCCCTGTTGCCATTTTGTCTCTCAATAAAGTCAGGTTACGTACACTCAAGTGCGCCATCCTTTTATGCCAAAGCTCCATCTCGTTTCCAATTGTAGACGCCAGTGCAACTGCCTGTGAGGAACATGTCAGTTTATAAATGCCCCTATCATGCTTTCCGGTTACACATGGGTTCCCTTTTATAGAACATTCATCAGCATTATAAATTTGGCaaccttttttattaaaaaccacAACCTTATTTTTAGTATTGACCATATTGCTCACACTAAGTAAATTTGAAGACAAGTCTGGTACATACATCACATTACTGATACTAATATCAAGTGAACCATCCTCTACAATACCAAAACCTTCTCCAAAAACCTTACCTCCATTCGCGCAACTCACTTCTACCTCTTTGTCAAAGTTCACAAACTTATCCATCCAGTCCTTCCTGAAACTCATATGTCCTGACGCTCCTGAATCTATTAtccactcgtcttgatgagtctTCTCTCGATCTACACTGCTTAGTGCCGTCGCCATATGATTCCTCTTCGATTGACGTGGATTGTGTGGACAGTCACAAGCTTTATGCGGTCCCTCGCAAATGAAGCATTTGACAGTCCTCTTCTCTTTGGACTCTTTGTTCCTCTGAACAAATTTCTTATGAGTGTTGTGATGCTTTGATGAAGTGAGCGCTGAGCTCGAACTAGGCTTGTTACTTGGGCCTGCACTCATTTTGTTCTCATCGAGTTGCAGCAGTTTTGTTTTAACATAGTCCGAAGTTAAGGTTATGTTCGCGCTCTCCAGCGCCAACCTCATAGGCGCATATTCCTCAGGTAGGCCTTGTAGCATGAGTGCTGCTAGTAATTCGTCATCGATTTCTTTATCTAAGTCTGCTAGTTGGTTGCTAACTTGCATCAGTTCAGTTATATATTCAGTTATTGAATTAAACATGTTCAATTTTAGGCTCACTAGCCTTGACAATAATCTACATCTATTGTTGATACCTTTATCTTCGTAAGCTGCTTTCAGATTATTCCACGTCTCGTACGCCGTAGTAGCTTTACGCACGTGCACCTTGCACTGACTCTCGATCAGTAAACATATTTTGGTTCGCGCTCTCTGATCGTTTCTCTTTGCCGTAGTATTTGTCGTGTCAGCAACTGCCTCAATATACTGCCACAAATCATCGTGCACCAATATGCACTCCATGTCAAACTTCCAGGTATTCCAGTTATTGTTACCTTGCAATTTCTCTATGCTCGGGAGCCCCGGTCCCGCATTCGACATGTTGGTACTCATTGTGTTGTTACTCGAACGAACGTAGGACGTTTTAGGTAGGTAGTTCTTACCGCCGTATTCCTCTAGATCCAACATAAAATATTTCTCTCTGAGCTTTACACTAGTGTTGTACCTTGTTCATGATTAGATCGATCAGATTTTTGGAAATCGTGCTTCCCATAACCTGTGAGAACTTCTCCTCTCACACTAAACTAATCACTGAAAACACTGTGTATAACGAAatactttaatatcaaatacaacacaataaaataatacaattacaataaaaacagCCTCCGCTGACAATATTATTTTCTCGAACAGAGAACCGTCATAACATTCTATTCAAACATCCTTCAAGATTCAAACCAGCCAGTCTGTCAACAATTGCCTAGGACTCTTTGCTCTAAcacggtcggacactaattgatagatcacaatttgtaataatattttttttttaaatactaaaactaaatatttccgaaattaatttcttggggttagatatgaggatattgggtattacttgtggtatattttacaaaaaataattcaacggtttcgtatctggagaagcccaaacttggtatgttttgaaaattatttttattttaattgaatgcaagtgacggaaatataataatgtgatatatttttagaaccggctcaaaatgccctttcatttaataccacacacgataggtttctgaacacttttatttattttccaaacaaaaaaaagatgacgtcataactcctttccgtttgttttttttttttggtgctacgggtcaaattgatttaaatggcctaaagattaatcgtgccgattttcatacctttaagagccaacgggagtggtcatttctccatacaaacgtactcctcgttttcctccgtggtttttgaagttagagcaatgattttttcaacacagattaatattgtcaatatctgtgtcggaccgttttgctttttttgatatatttgttttttaaggcgctagagcccttcaaaaatggccaaaatggcctaattgactatgccgcaatgagaggcgtggcattcaaaactgatatcaattagccaaaaaagcaaaacggtccgacacagataatttcataatcatttagatttccaaatttggttacgattggttaagttttggaggaggaaacagaggagtacgaaacctcgatttttgagatttttacgcaggatttttcgccttgtccttatcgcactacttttaggtgccgcttccgttagcgagacgggcatatttacctaaaatatttaaaactcagctcctgtttcgtcttaacacctgttgcagctgattcccgaatttcaggctgtaccgctatcactaatatttatttatttatatatatatatttcggggatctcggaaacggctctaacgatttcgatgatatttgctatatgggggttttggGGGGCGAAAAAACGAtcttgagtttttatatgttttccgagcaaagcttggtATCCCAGATATTGGTGTGTTTAAGGCACATCTAACTGTCACTTTTCTGAGAAAATGTATGTGGTTTGACATTAGTTagtcaaataataaaatattttttctcagGGATTGGGGTATTTGGGGTACAGAGTAATTATTCATCAATCAAATTTCACCAGTCAGTCTTCCCAAGTACATCCACTTGGCAGCCCGATTCTCTCCCATTTTTAGTAGTCTCTCTTGATGGGTCCCAGGATCTTTTTTCCGCTAAAGATAGTTCTTTCCGCTACCAGGAGCCGACTTTCCTCTTTTTGTGTCCAGGCCTCACATTACGACCATTACATAAGGATTGGTTGAATGGCGGTCTTATAAATCCGTACCTTAGTATTCCTGCTGAGAAGCCTAGACACAGTAGACACCAACCCTTTATGGAGGGTTTTAGATGCGAATATTGATTTCCTCCACCACCACCACCTCCCTGGTGTTTGTATCCGTAATGGTGCATCCAAGGTGCCGAAAGGCCGTGCCAGGATAAGCTATGACACATCTGCCCCCAATGAGTTTCAGCTTGTGATTTTTATGGGTCACACCACTCTTTACATTAGtaaccaaaatacaaaatttcagcaCCCTAAACTTTATAGttattagtgaaaaaaaaaaactaaataaataattcgtcaatatttttttctagccAATCGATTTTAGCGTGCGTCACATATATTGTACATGTACTAAAGATGAATACATGACATAAATTACATTTTCATTATGTCATAGAAAAAAATGCTAactaaacttttaaaaatttttttttgctcttCCACATTAGAGACGGATTCAATTTATTTTCGTGTTTCAGGATCCAGCGGGCCGCCCCCTCAAATATTCCGGCGGCCGCATTGACTCCGCCATCGATTACCTATCGAAGCAGCAGGAGCCTCTCAATGGAGTCCTCAAGGGCAATAATCTCAGCGCACTCGGCACCAAGCTCATTCGCAAGCCGAGCTTGGAGCGCGAGATCAGCCTGCACCGCGGGAGCCCCGCCATGGACTCGGGCGCCGGCTCCTCGCGCTCGGGCAGCCCGCGGCAGAGCGACGCGCCTCCGCTCCCGCACGAGAAGCTGTCCCGGCAGTACTCGCCCTCCGGTTTCTCGGAGCCTCCGCCGCCGCCTCCTCCGCGCTGCCCCTCCACGCCGCCCGTGCCGCCCTCGGTGCAGCAGCTCATGAAGCGCATGTCCCCCGCACCGCCTCTCCCGCCCGCGCGCGGCACGAGCCCCGTCCAGCCGCGCCAGCCCATGGTCGTGCAGAACGGTCCCCAGGCCCAGCAACAGCTCACGCAACAAATACAGGCACTCAGTATTTATCAGACCGGTGCAGAACTGCCGCCCCCGTACCCGTTAGCCGGCGTGCCGCCGCCGCCCTCCTATTCTGTGTCGATGCAGAACCGGCAGAGTCCCACGCAGTCGCAGGATTACCGCAAGAGCCCCTCCTCCGGCATCTACTCGGGCGGTACGTCGGCCGGATCGCCGTCGCCCGTCACCGTATCGCCGGCCACGGGCGCCGGCGGCATGACGCGGCCCACGCCCGTGCAGCCGTGGACGGCGCGCCACGCCGTGCAACCGCCCATTATAATGCAGTCCGTCAAGAGCACGCAGGTGCAGAAGCCCGTTCTGCAGACCGCCATCGCGCCAGTGGCGCCGCCGACTGTCGCTctggccgcgccgccgcccccgccgccctcCTACGCCtcctccatccagcagaaggcCTCGCAGACGCCGCCCAGCTACCCGCTAGCGCCCAAGCCGCCGTCGCCGGGCGCTGTGCCGACGACGGAGCCGCCCAGCTATGCCATCACCATGCAGGCGTTGGCGGCGCAGCGCGGCCtgcagccgccgccgccgcctcctTACGGCGCGGCGGAACCCGACTCTCCCTCCGCGCCCGCGGGCCATGCGGCGCTAGTCAAGAAGTTCTCCGATTGTGACGCAAAAGGCGAGCCGTCGCAGGCGGCGGAAGGCAAATGCCCCAATCAGAATTGTACCAATAACTTACTGAAGGAGGGCACTCACGCGTCGGGATCCGATAAGGGTTCGAACGGATCGACGGAGAGACGTCCAGCGGCGCCCCCGAAGAAGATTCGGCACCAGTCTCCTATCCCGGAGCGGCGGAATATCAGCAAAGAAAAAGAAGACGAGCGCCGCGATTGCAAGGTGCGGAACTACTCTCCGCAAGCTTTTAAGTTCTTCATGGAGCAGCACGTCGAGAACATCGTCAAGTCCTACAAACAGCGCCAGTTCCGCCGGCTGCAGCTCGAGAAGGAGATGAACAAAATCGGCCTCAGCGTCGAAGCGCAGTATCAGATGCGAAAGATGCTGAGCCAGAAGGAGTCCAACTACATCCGGCTGAAGCGAGCTAAAATGGACAAGTCTATGTTTACTAAGATCAAGCCTATAGGCGTGGGGGCGTTCGGCGAGGTGGCGCTAGTGCGGAAAATAGATACGAGCCACCTGTACGCGATGAAAACGCTGCGGAAGGCGGACGTGCTAAAGCGAAATCAGGTGGCTCACGTCAAAGCCGAGCGGGATATCCTGGCCGAGGCCGACAATGAGTGGGTCGTGAAACTGTACTACAGCTTCCAGGACAAGGACAACTTGTACTTCGTGATGGACTATATCCCGGGCGGGGACCTGATGTCGTTGCTCATCAAGCTGGGCATCTTCGAGGAGCAGCTGGCGCGGTTTTATATCGCGGAGCTGACGTGCGCGGTGGAGAGCGTGCACCGCATGGGCTTCATCCACCGCGACATCAAGCCGGACAACATCCTCATCGACCGCGACGGCCACATCAAGCTCACGGACTTCGGCCTCTGCACTGGCTTCCGCTGGACGCACAACTCCAAGTACTACCAGAGGAATGGTAAGGAATTTACCTTGTTTAACATACAGTACTACAAGTTTAgggttgtcatataaaaaaatgtaatatgcgGACAAAAATCCAGACATTACTCTAATTTACTGGATGGTCATTTCTACAATCCCcactgtaataaaattatactgccTTGTGAACATGCAAATAATTTATTGTCATTAAACAGATTTCCAGACAGGGTTCGATTCTCAGTTGTTGTGTTGTGTATAAGTATTTTTCTAAATCTTTGCTGGATGCGGTATTTGTTACAAATCTTTAGTTAGGGCTTGACAGGTGGTATTTGTGCATATTAATATCCACCTTGTTTTA carries:
- the LOC134803588 gene encoding serine/threonine-protein kinase Warts-like; this encodes MNPPAPGKTATRSSGYHQKALAEIRNSLLPFANIGSSEPPGSSAASTVSSGVSSGFSSSSGNGLDKELNVHPQTLSQLIASGYEEDPAGRPLKYSGGRIDSAIDYLSKQQEPLNGVLKGNNLSALGTKLIRKPSLEREISLHRGSPAMDSGAGSSRSGSPRQSDAPPLPHEKLSRQYSPSGFSEPPPPPPPRCPSTPPVPPSVQQLMKRMSPAPPLPPARGTSPVQPRQPMVVQNGPQAQQQLTQQIQALSIYQTGAELPPPYPLAGVPPPPSYSVSMQNRQSPTQSQDYRKSPSSGIYSGGTSAGSPSPVTVSPATGAGGMTRPTPVQPWTARHAVQPPIIMQSVKSTQVQKPVLQTAIAPVAPPTVALAAPPPPPPSYASSIQQKASQTPPSYPLAPKPPSPGAVPTTEPPSYAITMQALAAQRGLQPPPPPPYGAAEPDSPSAPAGHAALVKKFSDCDAKGEPSQAAEGKCPNQNCTNNLLKEGTHASGSDKGSNGSTERRPAAPPKKIRHQSPIPERRNISKEKEDERRDCKVRNYSPQAFKFFMEQHVENIVKSYKQRQFRRLQLEKEMNKIGLSVEAQYQMRKMLSQKESNYIRLKRAKMDKSMFTKIKPIGVGAFGEVALVRKIDTSHLYAMKTLRKADVLKRNQVAHVKAERDILAEADNEWVVKLYYSFQDKDNLYFVMDYIPGGDLMSLLIKLGIFEEQLARFYIAELTCAVESVHRMGFIHRDIKPDNILIDRDGHIKLTDFGLCTGFRWTHNSKYYQRNEHGRQDSMDPVDGEWSNLSECRCHQLKPLERRRKREHQRCLAHSLVGTPNYIAPEVLTRAGYTQLCDWWSVGVILYEMLVGSPPFLAATPAETQLKVINWESTLHIPEAANLSPESADLILQLCSGQDTRLGKDASEVKNHPFLQSIDFDKGLRRQVAPYIPRIEFPTDTSNFDPVDPDKLRPTSSADSSKSDSELLDNGKTFHGFFEFTFRRFFDDGGPYTNRINLDDDAQGPVYV